In Aegilops tauschii subsp. strangulata cultivar AL8/78 chromosome 3, Aet v6.0, whole genome shotgun sequence, one genomic interval encodes:
- the LOC109783799 gene encoding F-box/FBD/LRR-repeat protein At1g13570-like — translation MDDAHVIQGISWSDMVAHMERGGMDRGMVYFGYNLILHYVYSYLPDPPVSPAAALSLSAAPSPNDGVDRISRLPDAVLRDIVSRLPAKDAARTAALASRWRPLWRSAPLTLADSHLLPDGGAGGQLVIGAASPRAVTAAVSRVLAAHPGPFRCVHLTRTTMEEHRGEMARWLDILAAKGVQELVFVNRPLPIDLRLPATIFSCASLTRLHLGIWRLPDTAAVPRAARFPNLRDLGLYWNSMEDRDLDFMLERSPVLESLFILGFQSGLRLRLVNQSLRCIQLGFSFAEDIDLVDAPRLERLFQFAELTESPKMNNGRSTRKRSSVIKIGSAPKLRVLGYLKPGEQELAGNKENIVPSVQILGIEVQFGVRNTVKKVPGFLRCFPNLETLHVQSRPISEESTGKVSVKFWQEGGPIKCILQSIKKVFFYEFRGSRSEVSFLKFVAEKARVLEQMVVVVCIECFSPGDDNVRVKLKPLTSAKWNSKACRLELFRSPVTDGSGPAYNHELASDFEFADPFDLKYYKKAGRISVS, via the exons ATGGACGACGCGCATGTGATCCAGGGCATCTCCTGGAGCGATATGGTCGCGCACATGGAGCGCGGGGGCATGGACCGCGGCATGGTGTATTTCGGCTACAACCTGATTCTCCACTACGTGTACAGCTACCTCCCCGACCCGCCCgtctcccccgccgccgccctctcgctctccgccgcgccgtcgcccaaCGACGGCGTCGACCGCATCAGTCGCCTCCCCGACGCGGTCCTCCGCGACATCGTCTCCCGGCTCCCTGCCAAGGACGCCGCGCGCACCGCCGCCCTCGCCTCGCGCTGGCGGCCCCTCTGGCGCTCGGCTCCTCTCACTCTCGCCGACAGCCACCTGCTTCCGGACGGCGGCGCGGGGGGTCAGCTCGTCATCGGCGCCGCCTCTCCCCGCGCCGTCACCGCCGCGGTGTCCCGCGTCCTCGCGGCGCACCCGGGCCCTTTCCGCTGCGTCCACCTCACCCGCACCACCATGGAGGAGCACCGTGGCGAGATGGCCCGCTGGCTCGACATCCTCGCCGCCAAGGGGGTCCAAGAACTCGTCTTTGTCAACCGCCCTTTGCCGATAGACCTGCGCCTCCCCGCCACCATCTTCAGCTGCGCCTCCCTCACCCGCCTCCATCTCGGCATCTGGAGGCTCCCGGACACCGCCGCCGTACCGCGCGCCGCCAGATTCCCCAATCTCCGGGATCTCGGCCTCTACTGGAACTCCATGGAGGACCGTGATCTCGACTTCATGCTTGAAAGAAGCCCCGTCCTGGAGTCCCTCTTCATCTTGGGATTCCAGAGCGGATTGCGCCTCCGCCTCGTCAACCAGAGCCTGCGGTGCATTCAGCTGGGCTTTTCCTTCGCGGAGGACATCGACTTGGTGGATGCCCCTCGCCTGGAGAGGCTCTTTCAGTTCGCCGAGCTCACCGAGTCCCCCAAGATGAACAATGGCCGCTCCACCAGGAAACgctcttctgtgatcaagattggCTCTGCTCCTAAACTGCGTGTGCTGGGATACCTTAAGCCAGGAGAGCAAGAGCTG GCTGGGAACAAGGAGAACATTGTCCCTAGTGTGCAGATTTTGGGCATAGAGGTGCAATTCGGTGTCCGCAATACTGTCAAGAAAGTGCCTGGCTTTCTCAGATGCTTCCCCAACCTGGAGACGCTCCATGTCCAG TCCCGCCCCATATCTGAAGAGTCCACTGGCAAGGTGAGTGTCAAGTTCTGGCAAGAGGGCGGTCCCATCAAATGCATCCTGCAGAGCATCAAGAAGGTGTTCTTCTATGAGTTCCGAGGGTCGAGAAGCGAGGTTTCTTTCCTCAAGTTCGTCGCGGAGAAGGCTCGGGTGCTGGAGCAGATGGTGGTTGTGGTGTGCATAGAGTGTTTCTCCCCGGGGGATGATAATGTGAGGGTGAAGCTGAAGCCCCTAACCAGCGCAAAATGGAACAGCAAAGCTTGCAGACTAGAGCTCTTCAGGAGCCCGGTCACTGACGGTTCAGGTCCTGCTTACAACCACGAACTAGCTTCTGATTTTGAGTTTGCTGACCCTTTTGACCTCAAGTACTACAAAAAAGCAGGAAGGATCTCTGTAAGTTAA